From the genome of Procambarus clarkii isolate CNS0578487 chromosome 81, FALCON_Pclarkii_2.0, whole genome shotgun sequence:
TGCTGGGGTGGGCGAGGGTTGCTAGGGTCGGCGATGGTTGCTGGGGTGGACGATGGTTGCTGGGGTGGGCGAGGGTTGCTAGGGTGGGCGAGGGTTGCTGGGGTGGGCGATGGTTGCTGGGGTGGGCGAGGGTTGCTAGGGTGGGCGAGGGTTGCGAGGGTTGCTGGGGTGGACGATAGTTGCTAGGGTGGGCGATGGTTGCTGGGGTGGGCGAGGGTTGCTAGGGTGGGCGAGGGTTGCTGGGGTGGACGATGGTTGCTGGGGTGGGCGAGGGTTGCTAGGGTGGGCGAGGGTTGCTGGGGTGGACGATGGTTGCTGGGGTGGGCGATGTTTGCTGGGGTGGGCGAGGGTTGCTGGGGTGGGCGAGGGTTGCTAGGGTCGGCGATGGTTGCTGGGGTGGACGATGGTTGCTGGGGTGGGCGAGGGTTGCTAGGGTGGGCGAGGGTTGTTGGGGTGGGCGATGGTTGCTGTGGTGGACGAGGGTTGCTGAGGTAGGCGAGGGTTGCTAGGGTGGGCGAGGGTTGCTGGGGTGGACGATAGTTGCTGGGGTGGGCGAGGGTTGCTAGGGTGGGCGAGGGTTGCTGGGGTGGACGATGGTTGCTGGGGTGGGCGAGGGGTTGCTAGGGTGGGCGAGGGTTGCTGGGGTGGACGATGGTTGCTGGGGTGGGCGAGGGGTTGCTAGGGTGGGCGAGGGTTACTGGGGTGGACGATGGTTGCTGGGGTGGGCGATGGTTGCTGGGGTGGGCGATGGTTGCTGGGGTGGGCGAGGGTTGCTGGGGTGGGCGAGGGTTGCTAGGGTGGGCGGTGGTTTCCGGGTGTGGACGATGGTTGCTGGGGTGGGCGAGGGTTGCTGGGGTGGGCGATGGTTGCTGGGGTGGACGATGGATGCTGGGGTGGGCGAGGGTTGCTGGGGTGGGCGATGATTGCTGGGGTGGACGATAGTTGCTGGGGTGGGCGAGGGTTGCTGGGGTGGGCGAGGGTTGCTAGGGTGGGCGAGGGTTGCTGGGGTGGGCGAGGGTTGCTAGGGTGGGCGAGGGTTGCTGTGGTGGACGAGGGTTGCTGGGGTGGACGATGGATGCTGGGGTGGACGATGGTTGCTGGGGTGGACGATGGTTGCTGGGGTGGGCTATGGTTGCTGGGGTGGACGAGGGTTGCTGGGATGGATGAGGGTTGCTGGGGTGGGCGAAGGTTGCTGGGGTGGGCGAGGGTTGCTGGGGGTGGGCGAGGGTAAAGGGTGGGTTGCTGGGGGTGGGTGAGGGTAATGAGTGGGTTGCTGGGGGTGGGTGAGGGTAATGGGAGGATTCCTAGGGTGGGTGAGGGTAATGGTTGGGTTGCTGGGGTGGACGATGGTTGCTGGGGGTGGGCGAGGGTAATGGGTGGGTTGCTGGGGTGGACGATGGTTGCTGGGGGTGGGCGAGGGTAATGGGTGGGTTGCTGGGGGTGGACGAGGGTAATGGGAGGGTTGCTGGGGGTGGGCGAGGGTAATGGGTGGGTTGCTGGGGGTGGGCGAGGGTAATGGGTGGGTTGctgggggtgggtgaggggtaatgggagggttgCTGGGGTGGACGAAGGTTGCTGGGGTGGACGAAGGATGCTGGGGGTGGGCGAGGGTAATGGGTGGGTTGCTGGGGGTGGGTGAGGGTAATGGGTGGGTTGCTGGGGGTAGGTGAGGGTAATAGGAGGATTCCTAGGGTGGGTGAGGGTAATGGTTGGGTTGCTGGGGTGGACGATGGTTGCTGGGGGTGGGCGAGGGTAATGGGTGGGTTGCTGGAGGTGGGCGAGGGTAATGGGAGGGTTGCTGGGGGTGGGCGAGGGTAATGGGTGGGTTGCTGGGGGTGGGCGAGGGTAATGGGTGGGTTGCTGGGGGTGGGCGAGGGTAATGGGAGGGTTGCTGGGGGTGGACGAGGGTAATGGGTGGGTTGCTGGGGGTGGGTGAGGGTAATGGGAGGGTTGCTGGGGGTGGGTGAGGGTAATGGGAGGGTTGCTGGGGGTGGGCGAGGGTAATGGGAGGGTTGCTGGGGGTGGGCGAGGGTAATTGGAGGGTTGCTGGGGGTGGGCGAGGGTAATGGGTGGGTTGCTGGGGTGGACGAAGGTTGCTGGGGGTGGGCGAGGGTAATGGGTGGGTTGCTGGAGGTGGGCGAGTGTAATGGGTGGGTTGCTGGGGTGGACGATGGTTGCTGGGGGTGGGCGAGGGTAATGGGTGGGTTGCTGGAGGTGGGCGAGGGTAATGGGTGGGTTGCTGGAGGTGGGCGAGGGTAATGGGTGGGTTGCTGGGGGTGGGCGAGGGTAATGGGTGGGTTGCTGGGGGTGGGCGAGGGTAATGGGCAGGTTGCTGGGGGTGGGTGATGGTAATGGGAGGGTTgctgggagtgggtgagggtaatgggtgggttgctgggggtgggtgagggtaatgggagggttgctgggagtgggtgatggtaatgggtgggttgctgggggtgggtgatggtaatgggagggttgctgggagtgggtgagggtaatgggtgggttgctgggggtgggtgagggtaatgggagggttgctgggggtgggagagggtaatgggagtagtagggatggcaccccacagacgatttttttttctgggggaaaaatcgtctgtgggagccatggttttcaggtcaaatatcgtgtgtgggagccatggttttcaggtaaatttagaatatcgtctgtgtggagccagggttttcaggcgaatttgaggagtcacagatttggaagtaaggaattcttatgagaaaaataatgtcatacgagtttgttaaagttcttatgatgaaaaataatttccaagactttagaagtttgttaaagttcttatcatgaaataatgtcatacgagttttgttaaaagttcttatttgtttcttacttagaaactagtatattgctatatatctgaatcatttcactgcctctcccgctcgtacctcactccccctcccccccccttacctcgcaatctgtcgcctcacctgtgtttactttagaccgtcagaaacaaaactacatctgaaaggttaggaaaaggacaatatattcaacaaatacgtcaaaaacacaataaactacatctgaaaggttaggttaaagggttggggaataagaacatatgattgaacctactaaatacactaagattacaagaggttaggttaaggggttggggaataagagcatataataacaaacataataaatacaacttatgagcaacttgatgaactttaacaaataacccttgatctgcaaaaatgaccatttgagaaattagcccttgaaacgagtaaaatcccatatataacaaaaaatcctttgaaatggctaaacacccaatcttaaacaaataacacttgcaatgcaaaaatgtccatttgagaaattaacccttgaaatgagtaaatgaatatgagacaatgattgacgaaacacaaaagacaagcaggaataattatgtaagttagatcaagtctggttggactagataagttaggatacatcagtttatgaatgtaagattaagttaggtaaagcaagttaggttaggttaggataggtaagataagttacgtaagttaagttaggttaagttaagtaagttaggttaagcaggttaagttaggtgaggtaaggtaagttaggttaaattatgtaagttaggttaagcaggttaagttaggtaatgtaggtaagttaggttaagttatgtaagttaggttaagttatgtaagttaggtaatgtaggtaagttaggttaagcaggataagttaggtaagttaagttatgataggtaaagttaggttaagcaggttaagttaggtaaatgtaggtaagttaggttaagcaggataagttaggtaagttaagttatgataggtaaagttaggttaagcaggttaagttaggtaaatgtaggtaagttaggttaggtaagttaggtatgataggtaaggtaagttatgttaggataggtaaagttaggtgggataggtaaggtaaggtaagttatgttaggataggtaaagttaggttatgcaggttaagttaggtaatataggtaaagttaggttagataggtaaggtaaggtaagttatgttaggataggtaaagttaggttatgcagattaagttaggtaagataggtaaagttagataagataagtaaggtaaggtaagttatgttaggataggtaaagttaggttatgcaggttaagttaggtaagataggtaaagttaggtaagaaaggtaaggtaagttatgttaggataggtaaagttaggttatgcaggttaagttaggtaagataggtaaagttaggtaagataagtaaggtaaggtaagttatgttaggataggtgtaattttagttaggaacaatgatgaatatgactattttagcgaagtgaaaggttactttagttaagaacagtgttggaaagaggctatacATGACTATtttagatgagagaagtgatatttctgttaagaaatgacaaggaaacatgatgaagtaactattttttagttgactgatgaatactttagttaaggaaaaagaaaaaacatgacgagggagactatttttgtgctccccaaagtataatgtcagttaagaacagcgatgaaagatatctttgactatattttcttacttgacgaaaacataattttagttaggaacaatgatgaatatgactttttctgttgattgatggataattttagttatgaaatgacaatgaaacatgaagaacacggttattttctgatgactagggaataagtttagttatgaacagtgttggaaagattcctttgacaatttttggttgattggataataagtttagttgagaaatgaggaaagagactatgttttagttgattggcgaaagatttttacttaagaagttacgagaaaagtttgtctttgtaaatttggaactgaataaagtgtagatttgtttaagaacggggttggtagaactattaagttgactacgagaattactttgacatagttttgcaaataaaaacttggtgactaaaattgttgagggaactgtaatgcagtataatattatttgacaaagaactagttagtgaatggaagaaacaaattggtttaaagaaacaaagaacatacgaACATTACCCTGGGGGTGGGCGAGGGTAATGGGTGGGTTGCTGGGGGTGGGCGAGGGTAATGGGTGGGTTGCTGGGGGTGGGTGAGGGTAATGGGTGGGTTGCTGGGGGTGGGTGAGGGTAATGGGAGGGTTGCTGGGGGTGGGCGAGGGTAATGGGTGGGTTGCTGGGGGTGGGCGAGGGTAATGGGAGGGTTGCTGGGGGTGGGCGAGGGTAATGGGAGGGTTGctgggggtgggtgaggggtaaTGGGTGGGTTGCTGGGGGTGGGTGAGGGTAATGGGTGGGTTGCTGGGGGTGGGCGAGGGTAATGGGAGGGTTGCTGGGGGTGGGCGAGGGTAATGGGAGGGTTGctgggggtgggtgaggggtaaTGGGTGGTttgctgagggtgggtgaggggtaatGGGTGGGTTGCTGGGGTGGGCGAAGGTAATGGGTGGGTTGCTTGGGGTGGGCGAGGGTAATGGGTTGGTTGCTGGGGGTGGGCGAGGGTAATGGGTTGGTTGCTGGGGGTGGGTGAGGGTAATGGGTGGGTTGctgggggtgggtgaggggtaatgggtgggttgctgggggtgggtgagggggtaatgGGTGGGTTGCTGGGGTGGTTGAGGGGTAATGGGTGGGTTGCTGGGGTGGTTGAGGGGTAATGGGTGGgttgctgggggtgtgtgagGGTAATGGGAGGGTTGCTGGGGGTGGGCGAGGGTAATGGGTGGGTGAGGGTAATGGGTGGGTTGCTGGGGGTGGGCGAGGGTAATTGGAGGGTTGCTGGGGGTGGGCGAGGGTAATGGGTGGGTTGctgggggtgggtgaggggtaatgggtgggttgctgggggtgggtgagggggtaatgGGTGGGTTGCTGGGGTGGTTGAGGGGTAATGGGTGGgttgctgggggtgtgtgagGGTAATGGGAGGATTGCTGGGGTGGGTGAGGGTAATGGGAGGGTTGCTGGGGGTGGGCGAGGGTAATgggggggggttgctgggggTGGGTGAGGGTAATGGGAGGGTTGCTGGGGGTGGGTGAGGGTAATGGGAGGATTGCTGGGGGTGGGTGAGGGTAATGGGAGGGTTGctgggggtgggtgaggggtaaTGAGAGGGTTGCTGGGGGTGGGTGAGGGTAATGGGAGGGTTGCTGGGGGTGGGTGAGGGTAATGGGAGGATTGCTGGGGGTGGGTGAGGGTAATGGGAGGGTTGctgggggtgggtgaggggtaaTGAGAGGGTTGCTGGGGGTGGGCGAGGGTAATGGGTGGGTTGCCGGGgattatcttcaggttcttcagatgatttcggggctttagtgttcctgcggcccggtc
Proteins encoded in this window:
- the LOC138358018 gene encoding uncharacterized protein — encoded protein: MYVVSNPKLVQNTVDRSKSLIIFGCKEKEITSRSERAVEEAKVVDKIVGFVESLTTIENVCDYRRIGRYLVQNTVDRSKSLIIFGCKEKEITSRSERAVEEAKVVDKIVGFVESLTTIENVCDYRRIGRYQPTHYPRPPPATHPLPSPTSSNPPITLAHLQQPTHYPRPPPATIVHPSNPPITLAHLQQPTHYPRPPPATFVHPSNPPITLAHPQQPSNYPRPPPATLPLPSPTPSNPPITLTHPQQPSHYPHPPPATHPLPSSTPSNPPITLAHPQQPTHYPRPPPATHPLPSPTPSNPPITLAHLQQPTHYPRPPPATIVHPSNPTITLTHPRNPPITLTYPQQPTHYPHPPPATHPLPSPTPSILRPPQQPSSTPATLPLPLTHPQQPTHYPRPPPATHPLPSPTPSNPPITLVHPQQPTHYPRPPPATIVHPSNPPITLAHPQQPSSTPATQPLPSPTLGILPLPSPTPSNPLITLTHPQQPTLYPRPPPATLAHPSNLRPPQQPSSIPATLVHPSNHSPPQQPSSTPATIVHPSIHRPPQQPSSTTATLAHPSNPRPPQQPSPTLATLAHPSNPRPPQQLSSTPAIIAHPSNPRPPQHPSSTPATIAHPSNPRPPQQPSSTPGNHRPP